CAATCGACTGACGACCTGATCGCCCCCGTAGCCGTGGGTGAATACCTGCACCGCGTGCTGCCCAACAGCACTTATTGCCTGGTGGACAATGTCGGCCATTGCCCGCATATGAGTGCACCCCAGGCGTGCGCAGCGGCAATGGACCGGTTCCTGGCCCCCTGGGCGCCTGCCGATGCCTGCTGAGTCGCTATTCGACAGCGCCGCCTGCGCCCTGGCCGTGACCCAGGAGGACGGCACGATCCTGCACGTCAACCCGCGCCTGAGTGACTGGCTCGGGTTCAGCGCGGCCGAACTGCAGGGGCGCCGCTTCCAGGACCTGTTGACCATGGGCGGGCGGATTTTCTACCAGACCCACCTGGCACCAATGCTGCGCATGCACGGCAGCGTCACCGAAGTGAAGCTCGACATTCGCCACAGCGCCGGGCACAAAGTGACCGTATTGCTCAACGCCAACCAGCGCCGGCAGGCCGACGGCGTGGTGCATGACTTGGCGCTGTTCGGCACCACCGACCGCGACAAGTACGAGCGCGAGCTGCTCAATGCACGCAAGTTGGCCGAAGCGCTGCTCCAGGAAAAAACCGCCACCGAGGTCGCCCTGCAACAGGCCCAGGCCGAACTCAGCGCGGCCTATGCGGTTGCCCATCGCCGGGCGTTGTTTGCCGAACAGATGGTGGCGATTGTCAGTCATGACTTGAAAAACCCCCTTACCGCCATCCGCATGGCTTCGGACTTTCTGCAGCGCGGCGAGCGCACGGCCAAGGAGCGCCAACTGCTGGGGCATATCGGCCAGTCGGCCGAACGCGCCCATCGCATGATCGCCGACCTGCTGGACTTCACCCAGGCGCGGGTCGGCCAAGGCATCACCATCAAGGCGGTGCCGCTGGATCTGCACGGCGTTATTCAACAGGCGGTGGATGAATTGCGGGTGGCCTTTCCCAGAGCCACGCTGGTGCATCAGGCCGAAGGCAACGGCCAGGCGTGCCTGGATGCCGACCGAGTGCAGCAGATGATCGGCAACCTGGTTGCCAACAGCGTGGCCTATGGCGACCTGCTGCAACCGATCACCATCACCTCGCGCCTGGGCGACAACGCCTGTGCGGTCGCAGTGCACAACCATGGCCTGGCGATTCCCGAAACTCTGCTGGCCGGGTTGTTCGAGCCCATGACGCGTGGCACCGACCAGGGCAGCGATGTGCGCAGCGTCGGCCTGGGCCTGTATATCGTGCGCGAACTGGCCAAGGTGCATGGTGGCGATGTGGCGGTGACGTCCTGCGCCACGGCCGGTACTACGTTTACCGTGACGTTCTAGGCCAGGTATGCGGCGCCCTGCATGATCGGCTCGACACGGCCGGTCAAGATGACTCCGCCCTGCCCGTCCCACTGCACCGTGACCGTGCCGCCGTCGCATTCGACCTCCACGCTGTCATCGAGCAGCCCGCGCCGAATTCCATTGACCACCGCGCCGCAGCAGCACGAACCGGAGCCCAACGGCACCGCGCCGCCCCGCTCCCAGATGCGCAGGCGGATACGGCCACGGCTCAACACCTGC
This genomic stretch from Pseudomonas synxantha BG33R harbors:
- a CDS encoding PAS domain-containing sensor histidine kinase, which encodes MPAESLFDSAACALAVTQEDGTILHVNPRLSDWLGFSAAELQGRRFQDLLTMGGRIFYQTHLAPMLRMHGSVTEVKLDIRHSAGHKVTVLLNANQRRQADGVVHDLALFGTTDRDKYERELLNARKLAEALLQEKTATEVALQQAQAELSAAYAVAHRRALFAEQMVAIVSHDLKNPLTAIRMASDFLQRGERTAKERQLLGHIGQSAERAHRMIADLLDFTQARVGQGITIKAVPLDLHGVIQQAVDELRVAFPRATLVHQAEGNGQACLDADRVQQMIGNLVANSVAYGDLLQPITITSRLGDNACAVAVHNHGLAIPETLLAGLFEPMTRGTDQGSDVRSVGLGLYIVRELAKVHGGDVAVTSCATAGTTFTVTF